Proteins from a single region of Lampris incognitus isolate fLamInc1 chromosome 16, fLamInc1.hap2, whole genome shotgun sequence:
- the LOC130125903 gene encoding thrombospondin-1-like yields the protein MMLCGISLLLMLWTCQGARVAESGEDNSVYDLFELAHVNKRRHGVTLVKGADPYSPAYRILNADLIPSVPDISFRDLIDSIQAERGFLLLVNFKQSKKTRGSLLTIEKKDGSGPIFEIISNGKANTLDVVFTTKNQQQIVSIEDVDLATGHWKNITLFVQDDRAQLFVGCDEINDSEMDVPIYKVLTQEVTDVARLRIGKGAVKDRFMGVLQNVRFVFRTTLDTILRNKGCQSGATLTDVMTLDNPVNGSRPAIRTDYTGHKAKDLQSVCGFSCDDIAGMFKELKGLGVVVKQLSNELRRVSEDSTLLMNQMKIHSGVCLHNGIVHKDKDEWTVDGCTECTCQNSATVCREISCPLIPCANATMPDGECCPRCGTPSDYAEDGWSPWSEWTHCSVTCGRGIQQRGRSCDRINSNCEGTSVQTRDCFPQECDKRFKQDGDWSHWSPWSSCSVTCGEGVITRIRLCNSPTPQMGGRDCQGQGRQTEICQKSPCPIDGGWGPWSLWTTCTATCGGGIQTRKRLCTDPAPKYGGKDCVGDATMTHICNKQECPVDGCLSSPCFSGTKCTSFPDGSFKCGKCPVGYKGDGITCNDIDECKEVPDACHTVNGVHRCENTVPGYNCLPCPARYSGPQPFGRGVEQATAKKQVCIPRNPCADGSHNCNKNAKCIYLGIFSESMFRCECKPGYAGNGHICGEDTDLDGWPNNNLHCVANATYHCKKDNCPNLPNSGQEDHDKDGLGDECDHDDDNDGIPDDRDNCPRVYNPAQYDADRDDVGDRCDNCIYEANTDQTDTDNNGEGDACAIDIDGDGVLNENDNCPYVYNVDQRDTDRDGVGDHCDNCPLEHNPDQIDSDSDLVGDKCDSNQDIDEDGHQNNLDNCPYIPNANQADHDKDGKGDACDHDDDNDGIPDDKDNCRLAFNPDQLDSDGDGRGDVCKDDFDQDNVLDIYDVCPENFDISETDFRRFQMVPLDPKGTSQIDPNWVVRHQGKELVQTVNCDPGIAVGYDEFNAVDFSGTFFINTDRDDDYAGFVFGYQSSSRFYTVMWKQITQTYWSHVPTRAQGYSGLSIKVVNSTTGPGEHLRNALWHTGDTAGQVRTLWHDPKNIGWKDFTAYRWHLVHRPKTGLIRVVMYEGKRIMADSGNIYDKTYAGGRLGLYVFSQEMVYFSDLKYECRDT from the exons ATGATGCTGTGTGGCATCTCCCTGCTGCTGATGCTCTGGACGTGTCAAGGGGCAAGAGTCGCAG AGAGTGGTGAGGACAACAGCGTATATGACTTATTTGAGCTTGCACACGTAAACAAGAGACGCCATGGAGTGACTTTGGTTAAAGGAGCAGATCCATACAGTCCTGCCTATAGGATCCTCAATGCAGACCTGATCCCCTCAGTTCCCGACATCTCCTTCAGGGACCTCATTGACTCCATTCAGGCTGAAAGAGGATTCCTTCTCCTGGTCAACTTTAAGCAGTCCAAGAAAACCAGAGGCAGCCTTTTGACTATCGAGAAGAAGGACGGATCCGGACCAATTTTTGAAATCATCTCTAATGGCAAAGCCAACACTCTGGATGTGGTCTTCACCACCAAGAACCAGCAACAGATTGTGTCCATAGAAGATGTTGATTTGGCCACCGGACACTGGAAGAACATCACCCTGTTTGTTCAGGATGACCGTGCACAGCTCTTCGTGGGCTGTGATGAGATCAATGATTCAGAGATGGATGTGCCAATCTACAAAGTGCTGACCCAGGAGGTCACAGATGTTGCCCGTCTCAGGATTGGAAAGGGAGCCGTGAAGGACAGATTCATG GGAGTACTTCAGAATGTGCGCTTTGTCTTTCGGACCACCCTGGATACCATACTGAGGAATAAGGGATGCCAAAGTGGAG CCACATTGACTGATGTTATGACCCTGGACAACCCAGTCAATGGCTCCAGACCTGCCATTAGGACCGATTACACCGGCCACAAAGCCAAAG ATCTGCAGTCTGTCTGCGGCTTCTCATGTGACGATATCGCCGGCATGTTCAAAGAGCTCAAGGGACTCGGCGTGGTTGTTAAACAGCTGTCGAATGAGCTCCGTAGAGTG TCTGAGGACAGCACACTGCTAATGAACCAAATGAAGATCCACAGTGGAGTCTGTTTACATAATGGCATTGTACACAAGGACAAAGATGAGTGGACCGTGGATGGTTGCACCGAGTGCACCTGCCAG AACTCTGCTACCGTGTGTCGTGAAATCTCCTGCCCTCTGATCCCCTGTGCTAATGCCACCATGCCTGATGGAGAATGCTGCCCTCGCTGTGGAACTC CGAGCGACTATGCTGAGGATGGTTGGTCACCCTGGTCTGAATGGACCCATTGCTCGGTGACTTGTGGTCGGGGCATCCAGCAGCGTGGACGCTCCTGCGACCGCATCAACAGCAACTGTGAGGGCACTTCTGTGCAGACTCGTGACTGCTTCCCCCAAGAATGTGACAAACGCT TCAAACAGGATGGTGATTGGAGCCACTGGTCTCCCTGGTCCTCGTGCTCTGTGACCTGTGGTGAGGGTGTCATCACTCGTATCCGTCTCTGTAACTCCCCAACACCACAGATGGGTGGTAGGGATTGTCAGGGACAAGGACGTCAAACTGAAATCTGCCAGAAGTCACCTTGTCCTA TCGACGGTGGTTGGGGACCCTGGTCTCTATGGACCACCTGCACTGCTACCTGTGGTGGAGGAATCCAGACCCGCAAACGTCTTTGCACTGACCCTGCACCAAAATATGGAGGAAAGGACTGTGTTGGTGATGCCACTATGACTCACATATGCAACAAGCAGGAATGCCCAGTTG ATGGCTGTCTTTCCAGCCCCTGCTTTTCTGGCACTAAGTGCACCAGTTTCCCTGATGGCTCCTTCAAGTGTGGCAAGTGTCCAGTTGGCTACAAAGGAGATGGTATTACCTGCAATGACATCGATGAGTGCAAAGAGGTCCCTGATGCCTGTCACACAGTTAATGGAGTTCACCGCTGTGAAAACACTGTGCCAGGTTACAACTGTCTGCCCTGCCCCGCACGTTACTCTGGTCCTCAGCCCTTCGGAAGAGGGGTGGAACAGGCCACTGCCAAGAAACAG GTTTGCATACCCCGTAACCCCTGTGCAGATGGCAGCCATAACTGCAATAAGAATGCTAAATGCATCTACCTGGGCATCTTCTCCGAATCCATGTTCCGCTGTGAGTGCAAGCCAGGATATGCCGGAAATGGACACATCTGTGGAGAGGACACTGATTTGGACGGATGGCCCAATAATAACCTGCATTGTGTGGCGAACGCCACCTACCACTGCAAGAAG GACAACTGTCCCAACCTGCCCAACTCTGGCCAGGAAGATCATGACAAAGATGGACTGGGAGACGAATGTGACCATGATGATGACAACGATGGGATCCCTGATGACAGG GACAACTGCCCCAGAGTTTATAACCCAGCCCAGTATGATGCGGACAGAGATGATGTTGGTGACCGCTGTGATAACTGTATATACGAGGCCAACACTGATCAAACTGACACAGACAACAATGGGGAGGGTGACGCCTGTGCTATTGACATTGACGGTGATG GTGTCCTGAACGAGAATGATAACTGCCCTTACGTTTATAATGTGGACCAGAGAGATACTGATAGAGATGGGGTGGGAGACCATTGTGACAACTGCCCTCTGGAGCACAACCCTGATCAG ATTGACTCCGATTCTGACCTTGTGGGAGACAAATGtgacagcaaccaggacattGATGAGGATGGTCACCAGAACAACTTGGACAACTGCCCCTATATCCCAAATGCCAACCAGGCTGATCATGACAAAGATGGCAAGGGTGATGCCTGCGACCACGATGATGACAATGACGGCATTCCTGATGACAAAGACAACTGTAGACTGGCCTTCAACCCTGACCAGCTGGATTCTGACG GTGATGGTCGTGGTGATGTGTGCAAAGACGACTTTGACCAGGACAACGTGCTGGACATTTATGATGTGTGCCCAGAGAACTTTGACATCAGTGAAACAGATTTCCGCAGGTTCCAGATGGTTCCCTTGGATCCCAAGGGCACCTCTCAAATAGATCCCAACTGGGTTGTCCGCCATCAAGGAAAGGAGTTGGTGCAGACCGTTAATTGTGACCCTGGCATTGCTGTTG GTTATGATGAGTTCAACGCAGTTGATTTCAGTGGAACATTCTTCATCAACACGGACAGAGACGACGACTATGCTGGGTTTGTGTTTGGCTACCAGTCCAGCTCCCGGTTCTACACAGTGATGTGGAAGCAGATCACACAGACCTACTGGTCTCATGTCCCAACCAGAGCTCAAGGCTACTCTGGCCTGTCCATCAAAGTGGTCAACTCCACCACTGGGCCTGGAGAGCACCTGAGAAACGCCCTCTGGCACACTGGAGACACTGCAGGACAG GTGCGTACTCTGTGGCACGACCCTAAGAACATTGGCTGGAAGGACTTCACTGCCTACAGATGGCATCTGGTCCACAGACCCAAGACTGGGCTCATTAG AGTGGTGATGTACGAAGGCAAGAGAATCATGGCCGATTCTGGAAACATCTATGACAAGACGTATGCTGGTGGACGGCTAGGCCTGTATGTCTTCTCTCAGGAGATGGTTTACTTCTCTGATCTCAAATACGAATGCAGAG ACACATAA